The following DNA comes from Cryptococcus decagattii chromosome 7, complete sequence.
TTTGAGCGCAGGTCGCATTCTGTATCCTTGGATGTGGGTATCGTTGTATGCATAGTGTACAAGTACATAGTGAGTGTCAAGGCCGAAGAATATGGAAGGGGTAATAAGCGAGATTACCCATTGATCTTTTTTGACCTGCCTTCCCTCTGCATACTCCCATCAGCTGGATAGCGATAAAAAGCGTGTGGAGTGTACAtaccttcttcatcctttgcAACTTCTTTGCGGACATCTTGGCCCTcaattcctcttccctctgcttttcctctttcctcgctCGTCGCTCCTTGATGATGTTTATTTTCCTAGCATTCTGTTAAACACCGTGGCAATAAGACATATCAGTTAAACGAACCGTTGCCTGTCggtctccttctcttccttgaGCTCCTTTTCGAGCTGTTTAGCAGCTTGTTgagccttctccttttccattCGCTTTTCAAAAGGTGTCTTGACAGAGGGGCTGATGTATGATCTTCGGAGAGCAGTTTTGGCAGATTTGTGAGCCTTGCCTGGAGTTCGGCCATTCTTTGAGGGAGCGACAGAGACAACAACAGGGGCAGTGGTTTGggcggaggatgaaggcTCGGCAGGCATTTTTGGTGATAATGTACAATTGGACACGGAAAGATATGTATGAAAACACGACTCGCAGTATCTCTTACAGGAGTCTTTGAAAAATAGCTGACATGCGGAGATCGGTGGAACTCCGAGCTCCTGTTGCGCGCAAACAAATCTGGTTGAGCGACATCACATCCGTTCCTTGAtgctttcctttttccttttcttctctttccttttccatcctGCCATTCCCGTCTCCTTGCTTCCACCCCCTCGTGTCTCGCCGTCTTTCTGTTAAGGCTCCCGTATTCTGTACACTTGAACGAGCTCATTCTCGGCTGGTCCGACGACTTCCCTCCGGTAAACAACCATCAGTCACACCCGTACTCAAGTTACTTATAGAATAAAGTTCGATTTCAGTTGGTGACATGTCCAATTCTGTACAGGTAACTCCAAGAAAGCGAAAGGCTGGTACTATTATCAATGATGCTGCAGAGGCCGCTACTGCATCTACGCCCAGAACGGCTAGAACCTCGAAGAACTCAATGTGAGTCGAGGTGCCGTACCAATGACCAATACTGATACTATTCTTTTTTCATGTATAGGCTTGCGAATCCCACACCGGTACCATTTCCTACACCTCCTGCTACTCGACATCGAGCTCTTGACCTTGCAACACGACCAGCGCCCGCTCCCGCCCAAGTGGAAACCGCTAAATCGGAAGTTTCTTACCTTCCACCTCACCTAGAAACGCTACTCAGTATCCAGAAAGCCTTCAACCTTGCCCTCTCCCTTTACATTGCTACACACCATCCAGttcttcctccacatcctccCACAGTTACCAGCGTAAAACTGCCTAATCTCACCAATCATCTGGCGATCAAGGAGACGGTCGAGCGTACTTGTGGCAGGAGATTTGGAGCTCAAGAACTTGGAAGACTGGCTTGGGTATGGTCTTGGGATGGAAAACCCCTCTCGGATGAAAATTCCATGTCTGAAAAGAGCAAGGAAACAGGAAAGAAGGTAATGCTCGACGAGGACAACCCTTTCTTTgtcccatcatctcctgccCTAGGCTCTGGTGAAGTTTCAGGCATGAGCTATCTGATCACCTCCACGAGAACCCTCGACCCTTCTAATGGAAGACGCGTGTATACTCATGGCGTCGGCATTGAGCTCGAACTGAGGAAAGGCGAGACGAGACAGTTGTTATCAAATTCCGATGGCGGATTGGGTAACAGGGGTCAAGGTGGAGGAACTGGCGCGATCGGTAGATGGAATGCCAATGGGGAGACCAGAGAAGACGAGTTTAGAGGAAAACTAGAAAATTGGGTAAAACTGCATGGTGGCTACGAAGTGAGTTCTTGATATTCTATCAGTTTTGAAAGATGTTAATGTTTTTAAAGCCGCCTGAAGCAACTGCCCTTCCTACGCCTACTACGTCTGAAACATCTACTCGATCTACTATTCCTCCCATCCCGATACTTCCACTTCCCCAGCTCCCTTCCAACTCTGCGTTGCCATCTACTAATCTAATGGCCAAGTTtacatctccttcctctgcctccATGACCATGACTCCCAAAAAGAACCATCTTCCGCCTGCTTTTAGCTCACCTAAGACAGCTGGTCTGTCTGACCCTTTTGAAATTGGAGAGCCCGAAAATAATGGCCAAATTAAGGGTAAAATTGTGAGAAATGGTTCAgtggaagaaaggaggaaggcTATGATGGAAAGGATCAAGGCAAGGTCAGGAGCGAATAAGGCTGTTTTGGCTACCTTGGGTTCTGCAGCTGGCGGCTTCAAGAGACCAGGTGTCAACCTTTCCGCACTGTCTGCAGTAGGCCAGCAAGAGGAACTGAAGCGAAGGAGTACGCTGAGTCGATTAGAAGGTGTCGCGGAAGCTGTCTGGATGTAAGCGTAATCGACCCATGTCCCTGATTGTTACTAACACCGTCTAGGATGTTTTCTGCACCTTCTCCTGGACCAAGTACTCTGCCAACTCCTCCTCGAGGTCGAAGAAAAGCTATTCCCATGTCTGAAGTGGCCGAGGTTATCGTCAAAAGCTCCAAAACTCCCATATCGACAGCTGAAGCCCAGACGTCTCTCCAGATGCTCACCGAGCTCTGTCCGTTCTTTCTTACTAACAAGACTATTGGGCGACAAGAGTGGCTTGAGATGCCCATGACTGCTCTTTCTGTGGCCCCACCGTCTCCAACCACGTCCACCCTGACCTCGTCCCCTTCCTCTAGCACGACTTTGGTTGCTCGTCAAACGCCAAGCTCACCCTCAACGCCTAGTCGGTTGAAAGCAGAATTGGCTGGCCCCGCCAGCCCTGGTCGAGTCAGAAGACAGGGAGGGTTAAGGGAAGTCAGAGAAAGAATTCGTCGCGAGCTGGGAGAGTGATGTGCGCGTCCGAGTTGGGTGACATGTGCAAGCGAATCGCATGGAGACTAATACGAAGAATACTATAAGGTACTGTATATATTTACTAATTAAAAGTATTTTGTCTTTCTCATGCATGCTTGCCTGGTTGATTCGCTGGTGGTAAAGATCGTAGGAAAATGCTGCGTACAATGCTGGGTATAATGACGATCAACTCGGAGTTTTCTATTTCCCGGGACGGTCCACCATTCTGACATTTATCAATGGCTTTTGTTCCTGCTCTCCTTTTGATTCGTCTTCCGTTACCTGCCGATCCCAT
Coding sequences within:
- a CDS encoding rRNA-processing protein CGR1; translated protein: MPAEPSSSAQTTAPVVVSVAPSKNGRTPGKAHKSAKTALRRSYISPSVKTPFEKRMEKEKAQQAAKQLEKELKEEKETDRQRKINIIKERRARKEEKQREEELRAKMSAKKLQRMKKREGRSKKING